The Candidatus Pelagibacter sp. IMCC9063 genome has a window encoding:
- the nuoE gene encoding NADH-quinone oxidoreductase subunit NuoE, giving the protein MSGKHVAKDQPKSFIFSSENLKTKDIILKKYPEVRKKSAVMPLLNLAQKQNDGWISLAAVQYIADLLEVPYIKVYEVATFYTMYNLAPVGKYFVQVCTTTPCAIRGSGKIVEACKKYISSNEGHLSEDKKSSWIEVECLGACVNAPMIQINEDYYEDLDAISAEKIFKSFKDDNLPKLGSQKGRKGSEPIKQRLTLLKN; this is encoded by the coding sequence ATGAGTGGAAAGCACGTTGCTAAAGACCAGCCAAAATCATTTATTTTTTCTTCAGAAAATTTAAAAACAAAAGATATAATATTAAAAAAATATCCAGAAGTTAGAAAAAAAAGTGCTGTAATGCCTTTATTAAATTTAGCTCAAAAGCAAAACGATGGATGGATATCATTAGCAGCGGTTCAATATATTGCTGACTTGTTAGAAGTTCCTTACATAAAAGTTTATGAGGTTGCTACGTTTTACACTATGTACAATCTTGCCCCTGTAGGAAAATATTTTGTCCAAGTGTGTACTACAACGCCCTGTGCAATAAGAGGCTCAGGAAAAATAGTAGAAGCTTGTAAGAAATATATTTCTAGTAACGAAGGACATCTAAGCGAAGATAAAAAAAGCTCATGGATTGAAGTGGAGTGTTTAGGCGCTTGTGTTAATGCACCTATGATACAAATTAACGAAGATTATTATGAGGATTTAGATGCCATTTCAGCAGAAAAGATTTTTAAAAGCTTTAAAGACGACAACTTGCCAAAATTAGGATCTCAAAAGGGAAGAAAAGGATCTGAACCGATTAAACAAAGATTAACTTTATTAAAAAATTAA
- the nuoF gene encoding NADH-quinone oxidoreductase subunit NuoF — MLEDKNRIFKNLYGDESFSLPAAEVRGDWKDTKEIISKGKDWIIEEVKKSELRGRGGAGFPTGVKWSFAPKEVKEGRPHYLVINADESEPGTCKDRDILRYEPHKLIEGCLIAAYAVSANICYVYIRGEYVNEGKVLQEAINEAYEKGYLGKNAAGTGWDLDIFIHYGAGAYICGEETALLESLEGNKGQPRLKPPFPALIGLYGCPTIVNNVETVAVVPTILKRGSEWFASFGRVKNRGTKIFCISGNVNNPCNVEEEMGIPLKVLIEKHAGGVIGGWDNLQAVIPGGSSMPLLPKNICETINMDFDALIEAKSGLGTAGIVVIDKSQDIVKCMTRIARFYKHESCGQCTPCREGTGWMWRMLERIGRGESNISEIDMLMDVTKQIEGHTICAFGEGSSWPVQGLLRHFRKEMEAKCNSDQYHLRKDII, encoded by the coding sequence ATGCTAGAAGATAAAAATAGAATATTTAAAAATTTATACGGAGATGAGAGTTTTAGCCTTCCTGCCGCTGAAGTTAGGGGTGATTGGAAAGATACTAAAGAAATCATTTCTAAAGGAAAAGATTGGATTATAGAAGAGGTTAAAAAATCAGAGCTACGCGGTAGAGGTGGCGCCGGATTTCCTACTGGAGTTAAATGGTCTTTTGCACCGAAAGAAGTCAAAGAAGGAAGACCTCATTATCTAGTAATTAATGCCGATGAATCAGAACCAGGAACATGCAAAGATAGAGATATATTAAGGTATGAGCCTCACAAATTAATCGAAGGATGTTTAATTGCAGCCTACGCAGTAAGTGCAAATATTTGTTACGTCTACATTAGAGGCGAGTATGTAAATGAAGGTAAGGTTTTACAAGAGGCAATTAATGAGGCTTATGAAAAAGGTTATTTAGGAAAAAATGCTGCAGGAACTGGATGGGATCTAGATATTTTCATTCACTATGGAGCAGGAGCATATATTTGTGGCGAAGAAACAGCCTTATTAGAAAGTCTTGAAGGAAATAAAGGTCAACCAAGATTAAAACCTCCTTTTCCAGCGTTGATAGGTCTTTATGGGTGTCCAACTATTGTTAACAATGTAGAAACTGTTGCGGTAGTTCCTACTATCTTAAAAAGAGGAAGCGAATGGTTTGCCTCTTTTGGAAGAGTAAAAAACAGAGGAACTAAAATTTTTTGTATTTCTGGAAATGTTAACAACCCATGCAATGTTGAAGAAGAAATGGGCATTCCTTTAAAAGTTTTAATAGAAAAACATGCGGGTGGAGTAATAGGTGGATGGGACAATCTACAAGCTGTAATTCCTGGAGGCTCATCTATGCCCCTACTTCCAAAGAATATTTGTGAAACTATAAATATGGATTTTGATGCTTTGATCGAGGCGAAAAGTGGCTTAGGAACAGCAGGCATAGTAGTAATAGATAAGTCGCAAGATATTGTTAAGTGCATGACTAGAATAGCCAGATTTTATAAACATGAAAGTTGTGGTCAATGCACTCCATGTAGAGAAGGTACGGGTTGGATGTGGAGAATGTTAGAACGAATAGGTCGAGGAGAATCTAATATTTCTGAAATTGATATGCTTATGGATGTCACCAAGCAAATTGAAGGACATACGATTTGTGCTTTTGGTGAAGGTTCTTCATGGCCTGTCCAAGGTCTTTTAAGACACTTTAGAAAAGAAATGGAAGCAAAGTGTAATTCAGACCAATATCATTTAAGGAAAGACATAATTTAA
- the nuoG gene encoding NADH-quinone oxidoreductase subunit NuoG has translation MPKVKVDGVEIEVENGTTVLQACEIAGKEIPRFCYHERLSIAGNCRMCLVEIERSAKPVASCAMPAAEGQVIFTNTEMVKKAREGVMEFLLINHPLDCPICDQGGECDLQDQSVNYGGRSSRYELNKRSVKEKYMGPLIKTQMNRCIHCTRCIRFAEEIAGVPDLGAINRGENMEITTFLEKTVDSELSANVIDLCPVGALTSKPYAFEARPWELTKTETIDVMDAVGSNIRVDTKGWDVKRILPRINEDINEEWISDKTRYACDGLSSNRIDQPYIKKEGKLTPCSWEEAFLKISEEFKKTANIGGLVGDLVDLETIFSLKNLLSSVSGSDSVDFRQKDFYIDPSHPSNYLFNTPIAEIDDADLFLLVGANPRLEATMINSRIRKNFVSKKSEVFSIGNPGDQTYKINLLGDNLNILKDIEAEKNLFADKIKKSKKPIFIIGESVLNSKQGKFVLETSKNILKKYNALSGLNTLHRNASSVGALMLGAYNTNQDVLKNEILYLIGADEIEIDSKNKFIIYQGSHGSKNTKIADVVLPGAAYTEKDSLYVNLEGRVQAAYKASFPPGDAKEDWKILRALSDVLKKPLKFNTIEQLRSKIFESFSVLPEINQLPKVKTENLSIASVDTLDSKVNFTILDYYQTNEIARSSKTMMECKSAREQLAKTGTDD, from the coding sequence ATGCCAAAAGTCAAAGTAGATGGAGTAGAGATTGAAGTTGAGAATGGAACTACCGTTTTGCAAGCTTGTGAAATTGCAGGCAAAGAAATACCAAGATTTTGTTATCATGAAAGACTTTCTATAGCTGGAAATTGTAGAATGTGCTTAGTGGAAATAGAGAGATCAGCAAAGCCTGTTGCTTCCTGTGCAATGCCAGCTGCAGAAGGACAAGTTATTTTTACAAATACAGAGATGGTAAAAAAAGCAAGAGAAGGTGTTATGGAATTTTTGCTTATTAACCATCCACTAGATTGCCCGATTTGTGATCAGGGTGGTGAGTGTGACCTTCAAGATCAATCAGTTAATTACGGTGGCCGAAGCTCTCGTTATGAATTGAACAAAAGATCTGTAAAAGAAAAATATATGGGACCGTTAATCAAAACCCAAATGAATAGATGTATACACTGCACAAGATGTATTCGTTTTGCAGAAGAAATTGCCGGTGTTCCTGATTTGGGCGCAATTAATCGTGGTGAAAACATGGAAATAACGACATTTCTTGAAAAAACTGTAGACAGTGAATTGTCAGCCAATGTCATCGACTTGTGCCCTGTCGGAGCACTTACTTCCAAGCCTTACGCTTTTGAAGCAAGACCTTGGGAGTTAACCAAAACAGAAACTATAGATGTTATGGATGCAGTTGGATCTAATATTAGAGTTGATACAAAAGGATGGGATGTAAAAAGAATTTTACCTAGAATAAACGAAGATATTAACGAAGAGTGGATATCTGATAAAACTAGATATGCTTGTGACGGATTGTCTTCGAACAGAATAGATCAGCCTTACATTAAAAAGGAAGGTAAGCTAACCCCATGTTCTTGGGAGGAAGCTTTTTTAAAAATTAGTGAAGAGTTTAAAAAAACTGCAAATATAGGTGGCCTAGTAGGAGACTTGGTAGATTTGGAAACTATTTTTTCATTAAAAAATTTACTATCAAGCGTTAGTGGAAGTGATTCGGTAGATTTTAGACAGAAAGATTTTTATATAGATCCATCTCATCCTTCTAACTATTTATTTAACACCCCCATTGCTGAAATCGATGATGCTGATTTATTTTTATTAGTTGGTGCAAACCCGAGATTAGAAGCAACGATGATAAATTCTAGGATTAGAAAAAACTTTGTTAGCAAAAAATCAGAAGTTTTTTCAATTGGAAACCCTGGAGATCAAACGTATAAAATAAATTTATTAGGTGATAATTTGAATATTCTTAAAGATATAGAAGCTGAAAAAAATTTATTTGCTGATAAAATAAAAAAATCAAAAAAACCAATATTTATAATTGGTGAAAGTGTGTTGAACTCTAAGCAAGGAAAGTTTGTTTTGGAAACTTCAAAAAATATTTTGAAAAAATACAATGCTCTCTCAGGTCTTAATACACTTCATAGAAATGCGTCTTCTGTAGGAGCTTTAATGCTGGGTGCTTACAATACTAACCAGGACGTTTTGAAAAATGAAATTTTATATTTGATCGGCGCAGATGAAATAGAAATTGATAGTAAAAATAAGTTTATTATTTACCAAGGCTCTCATGGTTCTAAAAACACAAAGATAGCAGATGTTGTTTTGCCTGGAGCTGCTTATACGGAAAAAGATAGTTTATATGTTAATTTAGAAGGCAGAGTACAAGCTGCATACAAAGCCTCTTTCCCCCCTGGAGATGCAAAAGAAGATTGGAAAATTTTAAGAGCTTTATCGGATGTGCTTAAAAAACCACTAAAATTTAATACTATTGAACAGTTAAGGTCTAAAATATTTGAATCATTTTCTGTTTTGCCGGAGATTAATCAACTGCCAAAAGTAAAGACTGAAAATTTATCCATAGCATCTGTAGACACGCTAGATTCCAAAGTAAACTTTACTATTTTAGATTATTATCAAACCAATGAAATTGCCAGATCCTCCAAAACTATGATGGAGTGCAAAAGTGCCAGAGAGCAATTGGCAAAAACAGGAACGGACGATTAG
- the nuoH gene encoding NADH-quinone oxidoreductase subunit NuoH has protein sequence MMSEYLNIILFDSLKILALLIPVLIAVALIVWVDRRVWGLVQLRKGPNVVGPFGLFQTVADALKYIFKEIIIPAGANKIIFILAPVVTMSLALLAWAVIPFGENLYVTNINVGILYLFAVSSLGVYGIIMAGWASNSKYPFLGALRSAAQMVSYEVSIGLVIITVLLCVGSLNLVDIVVAQKNIWFAIPLFPMFVIFFISALAETNRPPFDLPEAEAELVSGYQTEYSGMMYALFWLGEYANILLMCALGSILFLGGWLSPLDITPFNLVPSPIWLIFKILLLFILFALVKAIVPRYRYDQLMRLGWKVFLPLSLFWVVLTSGFLFYFDLLPN, from the coding sequence ATGATGTCTGAATACTTAAATATTATACTTTTTGATAGCTTGAAGATATTGGCGTTATTAATACCTGTTTTAATTGCTGTAGCTTTAATTGTTTGGGTAGATAGAAGAGTGTGGGGTCTTGTACAGCTAAGAAAGGGTCCAAATGTAGTTGGTCCATTTGGTTTATTTCAAACTGTTGCTGACGCTTTAAAATATATTTTTAAAGAAATAATTATTCCAGCGGGTGCAAATAAGATTATTTTTATTTTAGCCCCAGTCGTTACTATGTCCTTAGCTTTATTAGCTTGGGCAGTAATTCCTTTTGGAGAAAACCTTTATGTAACCAACATTAATGTTGGAATTTTGTATTTATTTGCAGTTTCTTCTTTGGGAGTTTATGGAATTATTATGGCAGGATGGGCTTCCAATTCAAAATATCCTTTTCTTGGAGCATTAAGGTCAGCAGCTCAAATGGTATCGTATGAAGTTTCCATAGGATTGGTTATTATCACTGTTCTATTGTGTGTAGGTTCTTTAAATCTAGTTGATATTGTTGTTGCTCAAAAAAATATATGGTTTGCCATTCCTTTGTTTCCCATGTTCGTTATTTTCTTTATTTCAGCTTTAGCAGAAACCAATAGGCCTCCTTTTGACCTTCCTGAAGCAGAAGCAGAGCTTGTCTCTGGATATCAAACTGAATATTCAGGAATGATGTATGCACTTTTTTGGCTTGGAGAGTATGCGAATATATTATTAATGTGCGCACTAGGTTCTATTTTATTCCTAGGTGGGTGGCTATCTCCATTGGATATCACTCCATTCAATCTTGTTCCTTCTCCTATTTGGCTGATTTTCAAAATTCTACTATTATTTATTTTATTTGCATTGGTAAAAGCAATTGTACCAAGATATAGATACGATCAATTAATGAGATTGGGATGGAAAGTATTCTTACCTCTCTCTTTATTTTGGGTGGTATTGACTTCGGGGTTTTTATTCTACTTTGACTTACTTCCAAATTAA
- the nuoI gene encoding NADH-quinone oxidoreductase subunit NuoI, whose amino-acid sequence MKFDRIIKTIFLVEFVKALYLAIKYMFKDKATINYPFEKGPLSPRFRGEHALRRYPNGEERCIACKLCEAVCPAQAISIDAELKEDGSRKTTRYDIDMVKCIYCGLCQEACPVDAIVQGPNFEFSTETREELYYNKDKLMDNGDRWEKEIAHNIKKDKAYR is encoded by the coding sequence ATGAAATTTGATAGAATTATAAAGACAATTTTTTTAGTAGAGTTTGTAAAAGCTCTATATTTGGCAATTAAATACATGTTTAAAGACAAGGCTACTATCAACTATCCTTTTGAAAAAGGCCCTTTAAGCCCAAGATTTAGAGGGGAACATGCCTTACGTAGATACCCAAATGGAGAAGAGCGATGCATTGCTTGTAAATTGTGTGAAGCAGTATGTCCCGCTCAAGCAATTTCTATTGATGCAGAACTAAAAGAAGACGGTTCTAGAAAAACTACTAGGTATGATATTGATATGGTTAAGTGTATTTATTGTGGCCTTTGTCAGGAAGCTTGCCCAGTAGATGCAATAGTACAGGGGCCCAATTTTGAATTTTCTACAGAAACTAGAGAAGAGCTTTATTACAACAAAGATAAGCTAATGGATAACGGAGATAGATGGGAAAAAGAAATTGCTCATAATATAAAAAAAGATAAAGCCTACAGGTAA
- a CDS encoding NADH-quinone oxidoreductase subunit J produces MLAHSIIFYFFSFITIASSLMVIASKNTVHAVFFLILDFVSISSLFIMMGAEFLGMLTLIVYVGAVAVLFLFVVMMINVNFSELKSGFLEYIPFGLLIGLVILLELGMMIATWKYKPDFVPSNTIINKTITNTESLGLVIYTDYIFFFQLSGFILLVAMIGAIVLTFRRKESLRRQDITTQVSRERTDSVELVEVKHSEGVKIND; encoded by the coding sequence ATGCTAGCTCATTCAATTATATTTTATTTTTTTTCATTTATAACAATCGCATCCTCTTTAATGGTGATCGCTAGTAAAAATACTGTTCATGCAGTTTTTTTTTTAATACTTGATTTTGTTAGTATATCATCTTTGTTTATCATGATGGGAGCTGAATTTTTAGGAATGCTCACATTGATTGTTTATGTCGGTGCAGTAGCAGTACTTTTTCTATTTGTTGTTATGATGATTAATGTCAATTTTTCAGAATTAAAATCTGGTTTTTTAGAATACATACCATTTGGATTGCTAATCGGTCTTGTTATTTTGTTAGAACTTGGAATGATGATTGCTACCTGGAAATACAAACCTGATTTTGTACCATCTAATACGATTATAAATAAAACTATTACTAATACAGAAAGCCTAGGCCTAGTAATTTACACAGATTATATTTTCTTTTTTCAATTATCAGGTTTTATTTTATTAGTAGCGATGATTGGTGCTATCGTTTTAACCTTTAGAAGAAAAGAATCTCTTAGAAGACAAGACATTACCACACAAGTTTCTAGAGAGAGAACAGATTCAGTTGAATTGGTTGAAGTGAAGCATTCCGAAGGAGTTAAAATAAATGATTGA
- the nuoK gene encoding NADH-quinone oxidoreductase subunit NuoK produces the protein MEIGLTHYLFLASIIFTIGVIGIFLNRKNVIVILMSVELILIAVNINLVSFSVYLNDIVGQVFTLFVLTVAAAEAAIGLAILVVFFRNKGSIHVDDINSLKG, from the coding sequence ATTGAAATTGGATTAACCCATTATTTATTCCTTGCGTCTATAATTTTTACAATTGGTGTAATAGGAATATTTTTAAACAGAAAAAATGTAATTGTAATTTTAATGTCGGTGGAACTAATTTTAATTGCTGTAAATATTAATTTAGTTTCATTTTCTGTTTATTTGAATGATATTGTTGGGCAGGTTTTTACATTGTTTGTATTAACTGTAGCAGCCGCTGAGGCCGCTATAGGGCTTGCTATATTAGTGGTATTTTTCAGAAACAAAGGCTCTATTCACGTAGATGATATCAACTCTTTAAAAGGTTAA
- the nuoL gene encoding NADH-quinone oxidoreductase subunit L: MAYLLVFLPLVASFIVGIFGRILGDKISQFITCSFVLISSVLSIYIFSDVAINSNIYNLKIFNWITSGGLVLNWSINIDTLTSVMLVVVTSVSALVHVYSVGYMSHDPDKPRFMSYLSLFTFMMLMLVTSDNFLQLFFGWEGVGLASYLLIGFWYKKPSANSAAIKAFVVNRVGDFGLAIGIFLIFKYTGSVNFVDVFKAIPTLLDKNISMLGIESSLINFICIFLFIGAMGKSAQIFLHTWLPDAMEGPTPVSALIHAATMVTAGVFLVVRCSPIFEYSPFVLNIIVLVGATTAFFAGTIGLVQNDIKRVIAYSTCSQLGYMFFAAGLGAYHIAIFHLFTHAFFKALLFLGAGSVIHAFNDEQDMRNMGGVWKKIPYTYSLMIIGTLALTGFPFLSGFFSKDAIIETAYNSTSFFAGYAVTIGVLTAFMTSLYSWRLIFMTFHGTYNNKNISLSKVHESPAVMLVPLLFLALGAIFAGYAFKDYFIGSQFIQFWSSSIFFLKEFVLLHPPLWFLLLTPILVLLAIPLSYYFFVKDKKSLDGFVEINKPLYNFLVNKWYFDELYDFLFVKPAKKIGAFFWKIGDGTIIDGFGPDGLAKLVKLVSDKAVQFQSGFLYHYAFVILIGLSILLTYMMIF, encoded by the coding sequence ATGGCTTATTTATTAGTTTTTTTGCCATTAGTTGCCTCTTTCATAGTTGGTATTTTTGGTAGAATTTTAGGAGATAAAATTTCACAATTTATTACGTGCTCGTTTGTTTTAATTTCATCTGTTTTATCTATCTATATCTTTTCTGACGTTGCTATAAATTCTAACATCTACAATCTTAAGATTTTTAACTGGATCACTTCTGGAGGCCTAGTACTTAATTGGTCTATCAATATCGATACTCTTACTTCAGTCATGTTGGTAGTTGTCACTTCGGTTTCAGCTTTAGTTCATGTTTACTCAGTAGGATATATGTCTCATGATCCTGACAAACCCAGGTTCATGTCTTACTTATCTTTATTTACTTTTATGATGTTAATGCTAGTCACATCAGATAATTTTTTACAGCTATTTTTTGGCTGGGAGGGAGTAGGTCTTGCATCTTATCTTTTGATAGGATTTTGGTATAAAAAACCATCAGCCAATTCAGCAGCCATAAAAGCATTTGTTGTCAATAGAGTAGGAGATTTTGGTTTAGCGATTGGTATTTTTTTAATATTCAAATACACAGGCAGCGTTAATTTTGTAGATGTGTTCAAAGCTATTCCAACGCTTTTAGATAAAAATATTAGCATGCTTGGCATTGAGTCTTCTTTAATTAACTTTATTTGTATTTTTCTATTTATTGGGGCGATGGGTAAATCAGCGCAGATTTTTTTACACACTTGGCTACCTGATGCTATGGAAGGACCAACACCTGTTTCTGCATTAATTCATGCAGCCACCATGGTTACGGCGGGAGTTTTTCTAGTTGTGAGATGTTCGCCAATATTTGAATACTCTCCTTTTGTTTTAAATATTATAGTTTTGGTTGGCGCTACTACAGCTTTTTTTGCTGGTACCATTGGCCTTGTTCAGAACGATATTAAAAGAGTGATAGCGTATTCAACATGTAGTCAATTAGGGTACATGTTCTTTGCAGCTGGTTTGGGAGCTTATCATATTGCTATTTTTCATTTATTTACACATGCATTTTTTAAAGCGCTTCTTTTTTTAGGAGCTGGATCTGTCATTCATGCATTTAATGACGAGCAGGATATGAGAAACATGGGAGGTGTTTGGAAAAAAATTCCTTACACTTATTCATTAATGATTATTGGAACCTTGGCACTAACAGGCTTTCCTTTTCTTTCAGGTTTTTTTTCAAAAGATGCAATTATAGAAACTGCCTATAATTCAACTTCTTTTTTTGCTGGTTATGCAGTTACTATTGGAGTGTTAACAGCTTTTATGACTTCTCTTTATTCGTGGAGGTTAATTTTTATGACTTTTCATGGAACCTATAACAACAAAAACATTAGTCTATCTAAGGTTCACGAATCTCCAGCAGTAATGCTTGTGCCTCTTTTATTTCTTGCTTTAGGTGCGATTTTTGCTGGTTACGCTTTTAAAGACTATTTTATAGGTTCTCAATTTATCCAATTTTGGAGCAGTTCAATTTTCTTTTTAAAAGAGTTTGTTTTGCTGCATCCTCCTTTGTGGTTTTTATTACTAACTCCAATTTTAGTTTTATTAGCCATTCCACTTTCTTATTACTTTTTTGTCAAAGATAAAAAATCTCTGGATGGTTTTGTAGAAATAAACAAACCTCTTTATAATTTTCTAGTAAACAAATGGTACTTTGATGAGTTGTATGATTTTTTATTCGTGAAGCCCGCCAAAAAGATAGGTGCTTTTTTTTGGAAAATTGGAGATGGTACAATCATAGACGGCTTTGGTCCTGATGGTCTAGCTAAATTAGTCAAATTAGTTTCAGATAAGGCTGTTCAATTTCAGTCAGGGTTTTTATATCATTACGCTTTTGTTATACTGATAGGGCTTTCAATCTTATTAACCTACATGATGATTTTTTAA
- a CDS encoding NADH-quinone oxidoreductase subunit M: MNLPILTIITFLPLIGVFFILFNKGEEERVGKISFHVSLLTSLLVFVLSLFLWFSFDKTISSFQFVEEKKWIIDFVKYKVGVDGISILFVVLTAFITPICIVATYNSVKFRKKDFFIALLVMETMMIGVFCSLDLFLFYLFFEAGLIPMFLIIGIWGGIRRVYAAFKFFLYTLLGSVFMLIAIIFIYMQTGTTDVEALLALDIPVQYQYLLWLGFFASFAVKTPMWPVHTWLPDAHVEAPTSGSVILAAILLKMAGYGFIRFSLGLFPVASDFFSPLVFSLSIIAIVYTSLVALVQKDMKKLIAYSSVAHMGFVTIGIFAFNSQGIEGSIFQMISHGIVSAALFLCVGVVYDRMHTRQISDYGGVSNVMPNYAIVFMVFILASVGLPGTSGFVGEILVLIGIFKTNYLVAFFAATGVVLSACYSLSLYRRVCFGEIINDKVKVLKDMNYSEYITLIPLLILVILLGVYPNIILDTISTSVENLVSVYNVKISTFNNLMIK, translated from the coding sequence ATGAACTTACCGATATTAACCATAATCACTTTTCTTCCTTTGATAGGAGTTTTTTTTATTCTTTTTAACAAAGGAGAAGAAGAGAGGGTAGGTAAGATTAGTTTTCATGTGTCTTTGCTAACTTCTTTGCTAGTTTTTGTTTTGTCATTATTTTTATGGTTTAGCTTTGACAAAACCATATCCTCTTTTCAGTTTGTCGAAGAAAAAAAATGGATCATTGACTTTGTGAAATACAAAGTAGGAGTGGATGGTATTAGTATCCTTTTTGTTGTGCTGACTGCCTTTATTACTCCAATTTGTATTGTTGCAACCTACAATAGTGTAAAATTTAGAAAAAAAGATTTCTTTATTGCTCTACTAGTGATGGAGACAATGATGATAGGAGTTTTTTGTTCCTTAGATCTTTTCTTATTCTATCTTTTTTTTGAAGCAGGATTAATACCCATGTTTTTAATTATTGGTATATGGGGTGGGATTAGACGAGTGTATGCGGCTTTTAAATTTTTCTTATACACACTTCTAGGATCTGTTTTTATGCTGATTGCAATTATATTTATATATATGCAAACAGGAACCACAGATGTGGAGGCTTTGTTAGCCTTGGATATACCTGTGCAATATCAATATTTATTGTGGCTTGGTTTTTTTGCTTCATTTGCTGTTAAAACACCAATGTGGCCAGTTCACACTTGGTTACCAGATGCGCATGTTGAAGCTCCTACTTCAGGCTCAGTAATTCTAGCAGCTATTTTGCTTAAAATGGCAGGCTATGGTTTTATTAGATTTTCCCTTGGTTTATTTCCAGTAGCTTCAGATTTTTTCTCACCTTTGGTATTTTCATTGAGTATAATAGCTATTGTTTACACGTCCCTTGTAGCCTTAGTCCAAAAAGATATGAAAAAATTGATAGCCTACTCGTCAGTTGCTCACATGGGCTTTGTTACTATTGGTATTTTTGCTTTCAATTCACAAGGTATCGAAGGAAGTATATTTCAAATGATAAGTCACGGCATAGTGTCTGCTGCTTTATTTCTTTGCGTAGGTGTTGTTTATGACAGAATGCATACGAGACAAATTTCAGATTATGGTGGGGTATCAAACGTAATGCCCAATTATGCAATTGTATTTATGGTTTTTATCTTAGCAAGCGTAGGACTTCCAGGAACCAGCGGTTTTGTTGGAGAGATTTTAGTTTTGATTGGAATATTTAAAACGAACTATTTGGTAGCTTTCTTTGCAGCTACAGGAGTTGTTTTGTCAGCTTGTTATAGCTTATCATTATATAGAAGAGTTTGTTTTGGAGAAATTATCAATGATAAGGTTAAAGTTTTAAAAGATATGAATTATTCAGAATATATTACTTTAATACCTTTACTGATTCTTGTAATTTTACTTGGAGTTTATCCAAACATTATTTTAGATACAATTTCAACAAGTGTGGAAAATTTAGTCTCTGTTTACAATGTTAAAATTTCAACATTTAATAATTTAATGATTAAATAA